Genomic segment of Eupeodes corollae chromosome 2, idEupCoro1.1, whole genome shotgun sequence:
ttgaaaagaagtttttaagGGAAAGATTCGTGCtttaagaatttatattttccGATGCAATAATTCCATTATTTATCCTATACTGAAGCAGAATCGATATGAATCTTCTAAAGGCTGAATTGGTTTTATTCCAGTTTTCTATGCAAGTAGATGCCCTCctgctttttaattttagattataTCTACAGTGGTTCAAATTTCTCAAACTTTATGGTGATAGATAAATAGTATTTATTTGGACGTAAAAAGTATAGAAGTACACAAAAATGCAATCTTCACtaactttttcaaatacattttttcctttcCAAGTTTATAAATTGCTATTGCATTTTACGAGTAAAGTATCTTTTCAGCAAATACGATTACACAAAAAATACTTCTtactttgtatttatatttttatatatttattttaactattaaATAACATAAGACCTAACATTTTTCTTGCATCATGACCTGTGGTCATTTTACTTAGAGCTCATAAAAGATGAgataaaagtaataaaagtttgtggttaactaagttattagaaaaaatatgttcatatcttttcaaaactatacacAAAGTTAGGTACCATGGATAGATGGATCGAAGTAAAACTTACCTTTTGAAAGAGCTCATCCGGGTAATTTTAGCTTTCTCATTACTCTCACTACTTGCAGCACCaccaatttttttgaagtttaatttatatcgaaatttaacaaaacaagaaaaagaaaaatcttaaacaaatgcAAACTGCACTAAAgtattcttttttaacattacACACAATCCAAAGTgaactgtttcttttttgtttaaataaaataataaaatgtataaaaagaaacaacaaaggTACACGAAATGCACTTTAACTTTCGAACACCATCTTCAACCATAAACGTATTTATGAACTTTCATAGCATTTGAACAACTATATACCATATAGACACTATAGCAGATATGTTGGTTAAGTTTTgagataaaaacaaacaattcaaaatcaaacagcagcagcagcagcgtagcgggaaaaattctttaaacaaacaaacagcattatactattttttatttttataatatatgcaCACGATTTTTATACTGTAAGCAACATCGAAGACGATAGATAATATTTAGCTCAAATAGATTTACACTAAAAGAAAGATGCTTCGAGTTCGTTATGGGTTCGCAGACGATATGTTGGCTGAGACCACAGAAATATCACGTGTAAGCGCAACAATGGCCAAAGAGTATATGAGTTAAAGGCAGAAAAGATAGATTTCTCGAAGAAGAAATTGGTCCCAACTCCCAAGTCTCGCGATCTCAACCTCCTAACTCGCGAAGAAAGAAAATTAGAGGTGGCTGACTGTTTATTTCTTCTTCGACGCATTACAGTTGCACATAGACGGcaaagacgacgacgatgatgatgatgatgggcgGCTAAAGCTGAGGTAGCGgccggcgcggcgcggcgcgACCAGCTCAGCGGTAGAGGTTTAAGCTATGCAGTTCTTTTGGCCAGTGCACTGTTGGGCTGGCTGAGATAGATATTGTTGACGAATATAATTTACAGTGAGGTTCATTTGGTTGACCCATAAGTGCATTTTATATGGCACTGTTACAGTGCAGTATGTTTTGAGAAAGGGAATTTATAATAAAGTCAAACTCACAAAATTAGCATAAATAGTTGTTCAAGGTCAAGTGTCTTAAGATCAGGTTCTTAAAACTaacttttgaatattataaaaatattgtgacACTTTCTATTTCGATATTGTGTTTTGGTGTTAATAATTTTAGAATGCGTTAAAATTATTGTAACGCTTACTGCCTTAATTAAGAAGCCATTCTAGCAAGCTGTTCTTAATCAGCTGCTACCTCTGTTGAGCTCAGCAAATTGGTCGATGTCACTTTCCACCAGAGTTGCTATTTTGTCTGGAATCTTTCTATGCGGAATAAACACTATCAAGTTGGACTCGAAGTTTCGTCTCTAAAGATAGTTTTAGGAGTTTAACCAAATTGACttcgtatttataaaaattttgaatgaacaaTTTCTTTGAACAATTTCTTTGAGATAATTTTGGAAGACAATTTCTTAACGTTGTCTTTTTGTGTATGTCCGTAGTCGTACCATAAGTTCTGTAACAAGCAAACAACACCATACGATAAAAACTGcatacttaacattttttttgtatgctgttTTAGGCCATAAATTCAGTTTAATTCAAGAAATAGTTTCACTGACCTTAACATTAATTCCAGCCCTTAAGCCTTGCGGTCATCGACCTAAAGTGGTACACACTATTTctattgacatttttgacactctattttaatgatttaaacatTCCTACGAGACATTATTCAAGCAAGCTCTAGCCAATTCTAGCTCGATTAAAATATGGCCTTCCCGAGAGCTTATGTTAAGCTCCCATAAAACTTACGATATTGACCCTTAGGCACTTTTATTGTGTTATCTTGGCTTTGTTTTTCCTCAAAAGAATCTTGTAAAATTATCCATAATTGTTCCCAAAATTGGCGAGATGTGACATTTTGGGTAAGATTTCCAAACAAACCATTATAGAAGCTTGGTGATGGTAACATTTGACCCTTAGAATATCAGTTTTAGTTTGTTATAAACTTCATCAAatgtaaaaatctttatttcacGCTTATATCTCGAATTCCACAGTGAAAGCCCTTTGACTCTATCCACAAtaaggaagaaacggttcttcatcttctctgcacatgacctactctagctcgaaaacgcaagaattacctaggagtattcttctttaacgatctaaacgatctaaatcatatcggtataatcagcctctcaagtttcgtaagggactggTTCCATAGAGTttaggagaaagcctcaagattcatgtggtatcacaatgggccattaaactggcctaagtgtgtccgtttccatattggacagccactataacctaacctaacctaggggTTTTAGTGGCATTCGTTCCCGTATTGCGTTCATAGATTAACGTAGCAGACTACTCTTTTAATATGGCAAACTGGGTGAAGAATCTGATTTCCGAAATTGCAGattttaaaacaagacaattgcACCAAAGTCCATACTTTACGTACATATATTAGAAAATGATGACTATTCTATTTTCTTACTTTATTGGAACAGAATTGACATTTATTCATTGCTTattaatgtcaacatttttaaaaataagataaccATTCTGtatcaaatagattttttagcAACAAGGTCTTGAAGTGTTGTAAACGAATTTATGACACGACTAGGCGCATACATTGCCAATgagcaatttcattttgaatagccagCTATTCGGACAGCTGTCAATTTTAAAGCTGTCATCGTTTCACATTTGACAATTAAGAATTATTAAGAATACAacgctttttaaaaatcattagaaAATGGTGACATTTTTGCagccaattttttaataaaaccattGCACATATAAACTCTGTGAATTGTCAAAAGGTTGGTtgttaaactgtcaattaaagtgtacactttttgtttgttttcacaacTAAAACTCAactgaaatgttaaaaaagttagcAGTATACCTAATACTTAGAGGGAAAGTACATTTCATGATAGTGTTGTTTGTTTACTTGACCAATTCACAACATCACAAGTCCTACCCATGGACAGGTACTTGAAAATagacaagtttctagtatctgattggccagatGCCAAAAAATTCCCTTCCAataaaggcaactttaatggaaagttgactggaaagttagtcaagaaaaatcttcctaactATTAGGTCAAGTctatttctatcaaaatgacagttgattatgttgaactttattactctatgatttatttattttctgcacaacttcatttaatacaTTCTGTAAATGGGTCCcttgtcattttgaaaataactaacttatatttctttacaaaacaatatacaaatcgtGTTGGACCTGAAGCTTACTTGAGGAGTGTTTGgtaaacaataatttgtttggtactttttgtactatgaacctaaagtagaggtttgcgaagtaaacttctgaatttaaaattcatgacacttgaaaagcTAACTAGTTGATTTCGGCAAAGAATGaaattgactgcaaataaattcccttatgttgcctgaacctgcccaattttaTTGGATGAGCTTCTGGCAAAGCGCATAAAGATGAAAGTAAAAGACCTTGGTGTaaaatgttgaccttttttaaattagttccaTAGGAAGTCAGTTTtctatttaatacatttaacaCTATTacttctcaagaaaatttcagatttataaatacaaatgtcagaaacattttatcaaaatgcttttaaaaatggTTCTATTAACATCAACCTTACtgtgaatttatttataaaaccttGTCTGTGGTTGAAATAGGTATAAATCtcctcaaacaaaaaaaaatatattaataaaattggatATCTCTTCTTTCACAGACCATTCATCATATCGATATTAACCGTTTAGACTTGTGTAGATCGCACAAACGTTAGCCATTAGGAGTCTAGAAATGAAGCcgaaaacaaaactgcaaacgTATTTTATCGTTAATAATCTGAAAATTAGTTTCTTCATCTGGAAGCGCGCTTGTACATATTTTCAATCTCTGAAATGTTTCTATTGAGCTCCTCCATCACTTCACCATATCCAGTAGGTATACAAGAGTTTAGATTCAATTTAAATCTACTCTCACTCTCGAAAGATTGTGCGTTTGCGTTGTGAAAAGTTAGCAgtatataaatgtggatgacaGTCCATATACTCGCATGTAGATTTACGACGACGTTTGATGTTTAATGTACAGTTTTTCAATTGTTAAACCAACTCAATGCAGTTCACGCCTATTACAAGGTCATATAAGCTTGACTTTTGTGTACACATACGGTTTCTTATAAAgccttaaaaatgtgtttttatattttagttgatTGATTAAAGCGCAAAATTTTAGCAATGGGTGATGGAGTTTATACTTTCACTGTGTAActggaatttaaatttaaacatgttAAAGTTAGGtttcatatgataaaatatattcaaataaagatgCAGGCAGGTCTTCGAgcaacgaaaaacaaaatttaattttaagtcaacgTTCTTTTGGATGTCGCAAAATTTTAGTCTTCAATTTTGTAGCGAATTATAGGCAActataaaaaaacctttgaaaacttaaaattggtTAGGTTTTCCAATAGTTATGATTTCCTTTACAAATTGATGGAACTCGATTGGAATTGTtgtttttcgtcattgtatTTAGTGAAATTGCGGTACGTGTTAATAAGAGCGGTaaagctgtcaaatttccagctaaatatttagtttaaattgtatttgaatTAGTGCAAAGTGGGGTAAATCTGCCGAAAAATTAAGATctgcttattttatcttaaatcaaACATCTATTCATTTTGccccatggaatgcaaaaacggggtaaatttgtgttttgacagatctatgtagaggaaaaataaattgattcatTTTACCCATAGAAACCCTATAACACAGTTTATATTGTGGAAAGTTGTTTTGGGCagaaaacgagagaggggggtaGGGGTATTTTTACTAAGGCACTCTCTCCTTATCtggacggcagcggaggaattcccgagacgGAATCAATGGTGGCGTCCACAGTTCCAGTAAGATTGAACTGCTTAGTGAGCagcttatagggcttcttcgacttattcggagcccaggcccataaggagcggttttacccagctccccgtccttgacttcctggccacgtaaaagcctcGTAGTTGCGAagtaccaacaagcctcggatacggacggatttactgttcacaaccaacgcaaacgaattaaggacaacgaacttcggatatgcacatggaatgttaggtcccttaacagaccacgtgctgctgaagaattagcggaagccttagactgctataaagcagacatcaccgccatctaggaaatacgatgggatgggccgggcaaaaagagtatgaaaaactgcgatatttagtatggtgactgctaccacgaaaaccaacagcgcttatttggatgcgactTCGTCAttagagccagacttaggcaagaagtcttgagctataggtgcatcaatgagcgcctcatgaccatacgcattaatggtaaattcagcaacattagcctaaaatgtgcgcacgcccccacagaagagaaagatgaaaacgccaaagatatgttcttcgagctcttagacaaaacatatgagcagtgtcctagctacgatattaaaatagtcctaggcgattttaatgccaagctagaaagggaagacatctttggtggaataatcgggaagaacagcctgcacgacaacacttccgacaacggattcaggctcatagatttcgctgcggggtgaaacatcatggtagccagtacgcgttttccacacctcaacatccacaaattaACTTGGACTTCTCCCGATCAATCTACCGTAAACCAGTTTGACCATATTTTGATCGACTCCAGACACGCTTCTAACATCacggatgtccgaactttccgaggagcttacatctactcggaccactacctcgttgtagccaaggtagcacttcggatttccagacccaaggctaAACAGGGAGTTGCTGGTAGAAGGTACAacttcgaacggctacaatcgccagagatcgccaaatccttttccaaccgagttacaagtaacctctctcgaagttctctgccgccaacacaatgtatcgaaaaccagtggcaacattgccaagatgcaatcagagaagccgcctctgatgtgctgggtttcaagcagccaccaacaaggaaccccagccaaacaacaggcacgcaaagcggcgctgcataaaaggaagagagctgctcgtgagctctatgagcagaagaggcaagaggaacgccgacttctcagaaagaaaaagagagggcatgagaagcgtgcggttgaagatgttgagaggtataaaagcaggaatgaggttcgaaagttttatgaagaggtgaaacgaaattcacaggtacataaacctagaaccgaaggctgcaagggcgaaagtggaaacatcatagtggaactgcagtcaatgctgaggatatggaaggaccacttctgctgTCTGTataacgatgacgacgaaccgaattccgctgccaGGCAAgtaatccattcaacatagatgacgaaagccaacaatcccgtcctcccgacttagacgaagtaaagattgccatatctaagctgaagtctaataaaaccgctggagcgaatggcttgaatgccgagctctttaaagcagctggagataagtcaaactcgtccgtttgtcaGGATGACCATGTagaacaacttaacagaacctttcgatgacaaaaaaggttttagacaaggtgatgcgctgtcatgtgatttttttaacatcgtgcttgaaagaatagtgcagagctcacacatcaacactagaaacactatctttcaaaagcctgtccaataactagcataagctgatgacattgacataatcggaagaactaagcgtgatgtcaatggggcttttgtgagtattgaggcagagaaggcaaaaatggttttaacggttagtgagggcaaaacaaagtacatgctgtcgtcaagaaaggacatacatcACCGACACGTCttcgtcaaaacgtcaccatcgacagacgtatctttgaggtagtcaagggcTTCGTCTAGCTagactccgctgtaaacgcagaaaacaacaccagcgctgagatcaaacgcagaataataactcttgcttaccgctttttttttggactaagaaagcaattgagtcgtatggtcctctctcgagggaccgaAGTGTTCctgtataagacccttatcatccccgtcctgctatacggtgcagaagcatgcactatgacaaaagcggatgaaagcatcttggatcggttcgaaagaaaagttcttcgtgtgatctatggtcctgcatgcatcgaaggggagtggaggagaagatggaacaaagAGGTGTACgggcgacgtagacttagccaggagggtaaaagtccaacgactaagatgactgggtcacgttgagcgcatggaaaccaatgcttcggcccggaaagtctacaaatccacacccacaggacagcgcagtagaggaagaccgcggatcaggtagcGCTCACAAGTGGAATGTGACcacacccaacttggagcgcgaaactgtaGACATCTACCTAGGGAGttaccgagctagatggagaaatttgttgggtgaggccctagttcacacaggactgtagcgccaccttaagtaagtaagttataacCAAATGAATTtcattctataaatattttagaatatctCCATATCAATTCAAGACAATCACACCAGTTTAGCTCCAAAAATATGAAGACTTTATCTCAAACTTACTTCTTGATTTTCCCAACAAGAAATACCTTTGAGTTTTAGTCGATATTCAAAACATAACTCTAGTTTTTGACGTTTGACCTTCACGTTCTTCGTATAATCTACAACTTTATTATCACCGCCACGTTCCGTTTTAAACAGCTTTTCTTGATCGCATTCTGTTAGGACAACAAGGAATAATTTTATAGACGCCAAGACACTCGACGGGAAAACTTTTGTACGTTCCACAAGACCGCGTTCGGTTTGAACAGACCTTAAGGTACTGTGCTATTTATTAAAAGGGCGTGTGAAATTGGCAGGGCTTCAAATTATacataaaatgataaaacttttgacAGAAAATCACAGAGTTAGCGAACGGGCctgctattttgttttgttgtttaatttgtattacatTTAATTACACTGAACGTCACTGTGAGTAATTCCAAAAAACATGTTATAATAAGCTACTGTCATTACTGCCAACTAAGTTCAGTGGGCCCTAGGTCttaataattcataaaattgTTGAATGGTGACAGATCGGTATGCATTTAAAATACCGTCGgtgtggttttcaaaaaaacatattcgttttcatatctgcattatttttgtctgcattttgaatttttcttattgtctacaaaatggaaattctttatttaaacatttcttcATATTCTCCATTAACATCTTGTATTGAAAGTGATTTTTTAATTCACTTACTAAAATATTCTTACCTGATGGTTGACTTAGAAAacggtttattattatttccattaCTTCCTTCAGAACCGCACCTCGAACCACATCCACACGTTGAGTTCTCACAAAACCTACAACATTGCGTGTAGCTAAACGATGAAGTGCAGAGCGTACAAAATGAATCTAATTTATCTCGAGCTTCGTCGGTTCTATTATTCGCATCAAAACTATCTGTATCCTGCGAAGTGAATTCGAATTCACATTCTCTCCTTGGACTTTTTCGTAAAATGTCACTTCTAATGAAGTCTTCCGAATCGTAGTCCAATTTTGACTTCGATGATGGACAATAAGAAGTAGAAGAACTGCTGGGGCTTCTGCTTTTTGAACGATTTCTATAAGAATATTGCCGGAAGTGTTGTCCAAATCCTGATTGTTCGAATTTCTTTGTATTATATTTACTTGCCATCGatatattttcattgaaaataatgaCACTGACATTATTGTATTTATGCATGAAGTCAGAGGGATATTTATCGCAGAGGTCCTTGAGCGTTTTCTTTGGTTTGGTGCACGATCCAGAAGGGCGAATCAAATCCAAAAGACACAATTTAAGATCGAgcatctttttttcaattgggtTCGTAATTTATctggaaatatttataaaagagaaaaatatgaGATAAGAAATTTTGCGAATGCTTATCTAATTAGAAAGGTAAATTTGTTCTAAATTATTTTCCcatatttcattgaaataaataaaaaatgaattctcATAAAAAATgctggaaaataaatttaaagtgatATCACTTGCTCagataaatgtaatttaaaaaagttgacaaACAGAACTTATAATCTAGTAAATACACAAACCATAACTACAGTACTAAAAAGTATACTAATTTGCAGTCCACATTCGTATCCCACTGTTTTACAATCCACAATGACATTTAAGTGTGAGGTTATGGATGTTTATTTTgacaagtttatatttttctgtttatCGAATCGAAGCACATTGTTTGCTCTTCATCAAGTTTTGgaggaatttaaatttaaataaacagtaattaatttaatttaatctgattcatgaattttattttcaacattttgttttcaaatccaGGATGAGTTCACAGAAGGGGAACGCAGTACGGACGcgtacacaaaaatacaaaaatcgtcATGTCTTCAAGAACGACTTGCACGACAAAACACCacaacaaaagttgataaattcATTGCACATTTCTGAAGTTTGCCAGCGATGTAAGCATGTGATAGaatggaaaattaaatacaaaaagtacAAACCGCTTACCCAACCAAAAACCTGTGTTAAATGCCAGCAACGAAACATCCGCAAAGCCTACCATGTTCTCTGTCGGGACTGTGCTATATCGGCGAAAGTTTGTGCCAAGTGTTTGAAGGCGGCCGATGAGGTGGAAATTGAACCTGCATTGCCAACGCCAGAGGAAGAACTCAAACTTAAAGTGGAAATGGATAAATTAATAAAGTCCTTTTCGGAAAGAAAACGTAGGGCATTCCTCCGTTATATGCGCAAAGGTGAAGTGGATAACTCTGAAAATAAGGAGGAAGATAATGAAGCAGATGATCCTGCCGCCACGGCCGTCGATGGTTCAGAGGGGGCTGATGTTGCTGAGAAACCCATACCCAAACGAATTCCCCATTCAAGAGATAACTTGCTAAGGAAGATCGAAGAACTAAGAGTAGGAACCGAAGGTGAATTGGATTCAGATGAACTGACTGATAGTGACTATGATGAAGATGATCTGTCAGACGAAGATGAAGACTCTGATTGATGTGGTT
This window contains:
- the LOC129946029 gene encoding uncharacterized protein C9orf85 homolog, with product MSSQKGNAVRTRTQKYKNRHVFKNDLHDKTPQQKLINSLHISEVCQRCKHVIEWKIKYKKYKPLTQPKTCVKCQQRNIRKAYHVLCRDCAISAKVCAKCLKAADEVEIEPALPTPEEELKLKVEMDKLIKSFSERKRRAFLRYMRKGEVDNSENKEEDNEADDPAATAVDGSEGADVAEKPIPKRIPHSRDNLLRKIEELRVGTEGELDSDELTDSDYDEDDLSDEDEDSD